Within Quercus lobata isolate SW786 chromosome 5, ValleyOak3.0 Primary Assembly, whole genome shotgun sequence, the genomic segment TGTGGACATTTTCTGCGGTTATGCCCGGAAACATGACACAGTCCACATGTCTGCTTCGGTTGACTCTCTATCAAATCTGCATCCTCCCTCCGCCATCCCGGTTCTCGATTCTTATTCCTCACCCCATCCATCTCATTCCTTATTCTCGACTTCACTGGTCGACCTTTAGCCCGCAACAATGCTGGATTAGGCAACCACTTTGGCCCAATGGGTTCCCGCCACAATGACTGCGACTTTGGAATCACAAATGCATGCTCATAAGTGTTAAGGGCATTGTTCAAACCATAACATGGGTGAATATATGTGGTCGAATCAATATGTAAATAGTCACATACTCTAATTGCATGTGAACAGGGGATCCCTATGTTTTGCCATTTCCCACAACTGCATGTTTTTTCCTGTAACTGAACTTCATAACTGTGGTTTCCCCCTCCTGCGCTACATGTGTTGAGTTGGGTAACTACTTGAAATATCAGCTCTTCATTGCTAAATGGCTTGAGATAATGTTTCTCAGATTTACACTTATTTGCATCCCACGTACGATTGGCATATTCACTCCATTTCTTACCCTCTGAGAACTCAAAATGGTATTCTTTGTGTCGGTCATGAAAATATTGAACAAGTTTGTTCCAAGTGAACTCAACTAATGCGGCAATAGGAAGACCTCGTGCACCTTTCAGTACACCATTGAAACACTCTGATAtgttggttgtcattgccctAAAACGTCTCccaccatcatgtgactggCTCCACATATCCACAGACTCGCCCATTAGGTATGTGTATGGAAgataatcttgattcttttcCTTGCCATCCTTCCTCATCACCTTCTTCTTATTTCTAATGGCCTCAATTTCCATCTGCTTAATGGACTCCATTATGGCATCAAATTTCACCACTTGAGTAGCATATCTCGCTTTCAACGCCGTTGACTTTAGAGTTGAGTTTTGAAAATGGGTGTTGAAGTTGCTAAcaacatgtcgaaggcaatatctATGAAATACTGGTGTACTTCCATCTTCCCTTCTAGGCCAGTTTGCAATGGCGTTTTTGATACCTAGATGTCGGTCAGAAATTATGCAAATGCCTTCCTCAGGTATCACGTGGCCAATCGTATCTCGAAGGCACTGTAAAAACCACCTCCAACTGGACCCTGACTCACAGTCCACAACAGCAAACGCGAGAGGGAATACCTTGTTGTTAGCGTCAGTTGCCATTGCGACC encodes:
- the LOC115991319 gene encoding uncharacterized protein LOC115991319, whose protein sequence is MATDANNKVFPLAFAVVDCESGSSWRWFLQCLRDTIGHVIPEEGICIISDRHLGIKNAIANWPRREDGSTPVFHRYCLRHVVSNFNTHFQNSTLKSTALKARYATQVVKFDAIMESIKQMEIEAIRNKKKVMRKDGKEKNQDYLPYTYLMGESVDMWSQSHDGGRRFRAMTTNISECFNGVLKGARGLPIAALVEFTWNKLVQYFHDRHKEYHFEFSEGKKWSEYANRTWDANKCKSEKHYLKPFSNEELIFQVVTQLNTCSAGGGNHSYEVQLQEKTCSCGKWQNIGIPCSHAIRVCDYLHIDSTTYIHPCYGLNNALNTYEHAFVIPKSQSLWREPIGPKWLPNPALLRAKGRPVKSRIRNEMDGVRNKNREPGWRREDADLIESQPKQTCGLCHVSGHNRRKCPQSRGASTSGHVPD